From Nomascus leucogenys isolate Asia chromosome 23, Asia_NLE_v1, whole genome shotgun sequence:
CTCTACCACTAAAAAACCAGGGATAGGAGCAGAGCTGCCTGTCTGAGCAAGATGGGGAGGAGATACAGGGAGGCTTCAAGGCCGCTGTGCCAAGCTCACACAAAGACAGACTTTGAGACAAAGACACTAAGCACAAACAGCTGTTTTGTTTTCCACCTTATCATTTTCCAAATTATCTATAGAAAAAGGCAAATGCTAGTTTTTCAAAACCAAATGTAAAAAGTACAAGTAAGCACAGCTTTTCACAATCTACATGGATGAGGCTCATCTGAGTTTTATGTGCTTTCCCTTTTGGTCACCCCGCAGGTGTTTGATCTTGATTATGTAACACAGCAGTCACAGAGAGCAACCACCTGGTGTGACGGAGGGAGTTCTGCCATGCAGATGATGCGGAAGGTTGGTGTGGCTAAGCACTGCCAAATCTGACAAATCTATATTTTGTGGCATCCCCCTTGGGGACAAGGACCCTGTTGTGGAAGGAGACAGACATTAACATATTTTCCCACTCACCTCCACTGGATCTTGGCTCATCCAGCGAGAGTGATTGACAATCCCCAAAGGCTGTTGGCCAACTATTTGCAAGAGGGGTCCATGCAGAGAGGCCTCTTCCACCTGTTACTCTTTTCTCTATCACTTCACATCCATAGGGGTCCCTAAGCCCCAAGAGAAGGGTCAAGTGCAAATCTGGTAAGCCAAGAAGACCTAGCAGTTGTCAACTTAATTAGCCTTCAGGAAAAATATATGGCTATATGAGCACAGTAAAGTTGCTATAGAGACAGGCAGGGGAGGTGCATTTAGAACAGGGCCTCATCGCATCACCTGATAAAAATAAGACCCAGGCTTTTTAATAGCATGAATtacttaagttttaaatttaacagGGGACGACACCAAGGCTCTCACTGGTTTTCAGAACATTTGAGGAATCTGGGCTGCCTGCTTCTGCATATGTTAGCAGCCATCACAACATATGCTCTGGCGGATGGCAGTGAAGAACAGGAAGCCCACGTGTCTCTCCCACCCCCTGAGATGAGAGATGGTCTTTCTCACTTTGGGTTTGTCCTCTTTAATTGGGTGAGAGATTTTCAATGTGTTTTAGGGAAATTTCTGGGAAATAGCTATACTGCGCTCTCTGCACGGGGCCAGTTGTATGTATTATTGCTAGTCACTGTAACAACCTTAGGAAGTAAtgatctcattttgcagatgacaaaataatgaagctcagagaggtccagaacattcccaaggtcacacagctactaaatgGTGGAGTTGAGATTCAAATCCAAGTGTCCCCATTCCAAAGCCCATTGCTTTATGAGACATCAACCACAACCTCCACACAGAGAGGAATCCAGGATGAGGTGAATCTAAGGAGCGTTATCATTTTTATTGGTATATGGCATGGACCTTTTTATAGTTTAATCTCTCTCCTAAGGCAGTCCCAAAGTGGATGGGTTCCAAGAAATTCCACAGATTCTGAGCTCTGCTGGTGAGAACCTCTCCGATTATCCAAGGCAAGTGTTAATTTCAGACTGACTTCTCCTTACCATCCAACATGTTTCTGGACTGTCTCTTCCCTAAGTAAGGACCACCAGCATAATTAACACAAGATTCCAAACAACCTCACTGAGAAAGTGTCCCCACTGCTCTTGCATCCATGAAAGCTTAACTATATGAAACCCAGCTGGAAATCCAAAGTGAAGTGCTTTTCATTGACAACTTTGTCTTCAGATTATTCATGAACCTCTTACTTTgcagaaggatttttaaaaacaattttccaaCAAAGGCCTACATAGTAGATTCAATCTGAGCCTATAAGGCATCATCTTTCCTCATGGGAAATGGCAGTGCTGGTGATGATGAGATTGGGTATGGGACAACGgcagtggaagggagaagaagccAATAGGGAAGTCAGGGGGCCCGTGGTGACAGTAGGAACAAGTGGTGCCTATGTCCCTCCCCATTCAGTTTACCAGCTCTGAGGGTAAAGACAGACGTCTAGGCTTCACAGGATTTGAAAAGGCATGTCTACGGCAACACTGAAGCACATGGCTTGACAGAAATTTGAACCAAAGCATCGAACCCAGTGAACGAGGCAGaagggcagagagaaggcaggTAGAAGCCACAGACCAGAGGCTGGGACCCAGGGCACAGCAGAAGGTTTAGAATCAGAGGGAAGGCGGTGGTGCCTCAGTAGAGTCCTTGGGCCATGGAACTCACCCCAGGAGCTTTTCCAGGCTGCCTGCAGCATGCAGCGTGGGTGCAGAGTGTGGCTAAGGGAGCTACCTGCTGGAACCAGCTCTACGGCTCAGGACACTCAAATCCAGCTGTATGCCACTGTCATCACCCCACACACACTCCCTCCAATCCCAGCACAATCAGCGCTAATGTCTCACCAACAGGTTAAGACCTGGATTGAAGTACAACAAACAGGATTTTTAACTCAAGTTAATTCAATTCCCCAGGCGACGCTTGTTAACTTATTCACCCTCAGAGATGTATTAATAGTTCCTTCTTATATCGTATAGCAATTTGTGCGGTGAGTTTTCTGGTAGCTTTACATTTTTTCTCACTTCGGTTAGACATGTAATCTATTTAAAAGtaatatagaaataagaaaaatgagtgtAGGGATAACTTCCTGGCAGAAATATTTTCACTAGTTTCTGAGTGTAATATCAGCCCAGCAAAAGTTATCTGCAAATACAGAAGTTCCCATGTACATCAAAGACACTCAagtttttttaacaaatgaatcaCTTTATGCTCCTGAAATAACTCTATGATGTGCTATTGGCATTTAAGGAGCTAAACAGACTCTGTGGGCCAACTTCTACTGCAGGCATTAGACATGCACAGGCTTTAGGCTCAGGCAGACCTTAGAAGTTCGGGCTTTGCTACTTATTAGCTGTGGTAACTCGGGCaggtcatttaacctctctaagcctcagcttcctcatctgtgaaatgggaataatatcagTCACATGCCAGGGATAAATCCAGGGAGGAGAACGGCCACGGGGCTATGTCAAAGGCCAGACACAACTTCCACCCCAGGTGAATGCCGGGACCAGGACAGTGAGCAGGCAAACCTTGCccttgccctccctccctccacaatcTTAAAGCTCGTTGAAcaacccccatccccacctcctgaGAATGTCTGTGCCCGCCTGCTGAAAGGGTTTGGCCTTTCAGTGTTCCCCTCCACCATGAGCTGTTTCCATGAAAAGATCTCAAGGGTGACTTGCAGGCTACCGTCATCACTACCACGAGCCTTTTCCCATCCCTGCCTCTACCTATTGCCCTCTAAATAAGGAAGCCAGCACTGCCAGGCAAAGAACTTCTGCCCAATATGGGTCCTGGGTGGCCTCTCgcctctctctttccctgggCCCCCCGCCAGCTCCCCCCTGCCCCAGAGATGCTCCCTGCTCACTTCATTCCTGCCTCATAGTTGGAATGACAGTGGCTCCCAGAACCCCTGGGGAGTGCGGAGGGTGATGGGGGTCTGGGGAGGCAGCCAGGCCCAAGAGCAGGTTAATGTTACAACCCTGGATAAGTGAGCTGGGCGGGTTGACGTCAGGGTGATGATGGGTGGAGGGGAGGGCCGGGCTGCTGAACCAGCTATAAAGATAGGTCAAATCAAATATCATCAACTCGGGCCGGAGCAAGCGGGCGAGCTAGAGAGCGTCCCCGAGCCATGGTCTCTACCGGCCGCGGCTCAGCCTGGGTCCCTCTGCTCTCAACCCGAGTGCCCGATGGAGGCTTCGGTTTCATGTCAGCAGCCTTCATCTGCCTTCCAAAAATAAGCCCCTGCCGCCATGCCGGAGGGAGAAAAACAAGAAGGGCGGTATTTTTAGGGCCATTAATTCTGACCACGTGCCTGAGAGGCAAGGTGGATGGCCCTGGGACAGAGGCTGTTCATCACTATGTCCCGGGGAGCAGGACGTCTGCAGGGCACGCTGTGGGCTCTCGTCTTCCTAGGCATCctagcgggcatggtggtgcccttGCCTGCAGGCACCCGTGCCAACAACACGCTGCTGGACTCGAGGGGCTGGGGCACCCTGCTGTCCAGGTCTCGCGCTGGACTAGCTGGAGAGATCGCCGGGGTGAACTGGGAAAGTGGCTATTTGGTGGGGATCAAGCGGCAGCGGAGGCTCTACTGCAACGTGGGCATCGGCTTTCACCTCCAGGTGCTCCCCGACGGCCGGATCAGCGGGACCCACGAGGAGAACCCCTACAGTGAGTGCCAGCTGCAGCCAGTCGGGACGCTTGGGGGTTTGGGCTCACGCAGGGCTAAAAGGTGAAGGGGCCCTGCTCTAATGGAAAGGATGCACTATTAAAGGGGGCAGAAATGCTGCTCACCACTTAGATGATTCCACGTTACTCTGCCTGGGTGCAGGCTCAGTATACTGGGGTCCAAGCATCCTGGTGTTCTTTGCCATCGCCTTGGTTAGATCCTCAGTGGCACTAACTATTTCAGCATTACTGGCCCATCTGATGCCTTGTAAGACCACTGGGAACCATTAGTCTGGGAAGCCCCCAAGGCCTGGGTAGGGAGAATCAGTTAGTATACTTGGATCAAATTTGACACAAGCTCATTTTTATTCAGCTTCTTTcttggagaaggaaaggaaattcaATTGCAAAATATCCAACTGAAGCACatccttctttttatttcaacGGGCTCCCTCTGTCCCCAGGTTCTTATCTGCAAGCTGCCAGCTTGCTGTATGGTTAGTCTCCTATCCAAGAAAGGATGGGGGCTGCAGGATCCAAGAAAGCCATCAGCTATGGTGTGGCTGCTGTGTTTTCAAGATTAAGTGGGTTGAGATTTGTTGAAACATGTAGAGTACACATtaagaatagtaataataatcaatCTATTTTTTTACTCAAGTCAAAGACCTCAAGTAATTATATCAGTGAAAGCCAGATTCAAAGCTCATCTTAGATAGCTAAGTGGTCATTGCAGTACCTAACTCTGACATCAGAACCTTCCCTTGCAGAACTGGATTTTTAACAGCACAATGGCAGCACTTGATGAGTCCAGCAGACAGGGGCTCCTAGAGTTAGAGGCATCATGGATGGGGTGATGGAGAGTCTGGCTTTCTAGGAGAAGGGGGATGGACTGAGATGCCCTTGTCGGCTCAAGTTCCCACTCTGATTTGCACAAGCCTTAGGTAACGTGGCCCCCCTTTCCTTGTCAGGCCTGCTGGAAATTTCCACTGTGGAGCGAGGCGTGGTGAGTCTCTTTGGAGTGAGAAGTGCCCTCTTCGTTGCCATGAACAGTAAAGGAAGATTGTATGCAACGGTGAGTTCACCAGGCCAGGGAAGTGCCAGGTTTACAAGGCTTGATGCTTACACAGttgaagaaaataatgtgaaatccTGAGTAGAGAAGTGACTATCTAAATGGGAAAGGAAAGGCTGTGAAAGGAGCCTGTGAAAGGGAGGGGACTTGCAGCTTCTGCTTCTTCAGCCTCATGGGTGATTGTCCTCTGCTCTGGCCCGTGTTTCTCCTGTTCCCACCTGCCGGACGGAGCCTGTGTGATTAAACAGAAACCACAGCTCAGGGAGCCCATGGGCCAGAGGGAAACCCACATTCTGGCATCCAGGCTTGTGGGCAGGTGTGATTCCCTGCCTTGGCGAGGCCCCGAGAGCAAGCCTGTCTCTCTGCCTGGGTGTGCTGCTCCATGACACACGCCCTGCAAGACGCCCCAGCCTAGTGCGCAGCGGTAGGAGTGGAATGGGAGGCTATTTTCATCCTCATCAGTGTGCTGAGATTCTGCGCTAGGGTTTTCAATCCTCTGGTCTCCAATCGCATAAGCTAGAGAGGCAGCCTACCCATTATACACTTTAGGCAGGTACCAGTCCCACCcgttcccatccccacccccagagGTCACCCCTGGGAGTGCCAGTGCTGGCACTTGGGTTAATGCAACCAGCTTCTAAGCACATTGACCAAAACCTCTGCTCTCACTGACCTACTTGTTCCTGCAGCCCTCGCCCGTCATTTGGCTTATTCCAAAATATGGCTGGGCAAACATCCCTATGAGGCTGAAGAAATGGAGAGTTCCTTTGACAGAAATAAGCAAGCTAAAAAGGAAGACCTCAGAGCAGGCCTCAAAAAATATCAAAGTTATTTATGGGGAGGGTGTGGAGGGCTGATCTACTGCCCCTTGGAGGATAAACTGAGGATtgggatgtgaagaaatagatCCAGGATTGGCACTGGGTCCCAGGGAAGCTGTCCCAACAGAGGAGGTCTATGAAACACAAGAACGGGTTCACCAGGTGACCTCCGCCCCATAATCTTTAGTGCTAAGATCTCTCAGTCTGAGTTGGTTTATGTGGACATACGGCCTGCATTACAATCAGTGGGTCTCCCACACAAGCCTATGGACAGTCTGCATCTCTGTCACCTTGGAAACTTGTTAAAAGTATGGATTTCCAGGTACCTACCTAGGAGATTCTTATTCAACAGAGCGGGGATGTGGGCCTGGAAatctgtttgttttgtattttaaatttgccaGGTGTTTCTGAGGAACAGGCAGGCTTGGGGGTCAGCAGGCTACATGGCCTCTGGAGGGCAGGGGACCACCCACTGCCCATGTTACACTGAACCTGAGAGCTGGAGGGCGGGTGAGATGAGACAGCAGAGACATATCCTTGTTACCGCTCTCTGGAAAAGTGATGGCGAGGACAGGAAGAGGCCTGGGACCAACCCAGGTTTTGGTGGAGCAGGTTTCCCCTCTGTAGAGTGGGGCATCCCAAAGAACCCCTTCTTTCCAGCCTGCACAATGCCCGGAATCCCATAGGGTCGGGAGAGCCAGGAATTTGGGCTGTTGGCTGTGGGACTCTGTGCAAGCACGGGACGTTTTAGCAAGTAAATCTCCTGGGAGAAAGCACAAATTTCATaaactcttctttctccttgtCACCTTTATCAACAaactatttattacttttttcttcctaCCCAGAAAGGAATTTAATTGTGGGGAGGAGAAAATGCACAAATATAGAGGAAATTTACCCACTTCCCACTTTAAATCTCTTGGCCCTGGAAGGAGAAGCTGGGAAAGGCTGGGGAAGGGAATATAAGATTTAACCATCAGAGAAAGCGCCACAAAGCAGGGAAGGGCATTCAGAATAGCAAAAGGGAAAGGAGGCTGACTCCTAATGCCTGAaacccaccaccccacccccagccctcacTCTGCAGCACCATTATTGGCCGATGACTTTAAAGGGGGTTAAGCAGGTTGGTGAACT
This genomic window contains:
- the LOC100605698 gene encoding fibroblast growth factor 6, producing the protein MALGQRLFITMSRGAGRLQGTLWALVFLGILAGMVVPLPAGTRANNTLLDSRGWGTLLSRSRAGLAGEIAGVNWESGYLVGIKRQRRLYCNVGIGFHLQVLPDGRISGTHEENPYSLLEISTVERGVVSLFGVRSALFVAMNSKGRLYATPSFQEECKFRETLLPNNYNAYESDLYRGTYIALSKYGRVKRGSKVSPIMTVTHFLPRI